AGGCGCAGGCACCGGCGGCTCCTCGAAGGGCCCTCGTCGACGACGTCGGAGTGGAGGGTGCCGCGCAGATCCGAATTCATGACCAGCGTTTGAATGAAGGCCTCGTCGGGGCAGAAGACGTGGCGCGAAAATTTCTCTTCGCACCAGGCCCGGCGCGCGAGGACGTGGCGCGCCAGCGCGTCGGTGATGCTGCACCAGGAGTCCCCGAAATAGTACGGGTAAGGTTCGGTTTTCCGCCCCGCCCGGAGCCGGTACTGCAGCCGCCGGGTGCAGCGGTTGAGAAAGAAAAGCGTCCGCAGGGGCCGGTGCCGTGCGCGGGCGTGCCGGATCCATGGGTTGTAGGCGTAAAACCGGGTCCAGTAGCTCTGGTGGACCCGGTCGGGCCCCCCCCAGAGCGAAACGAAATTGACCGGGACCCGCCGGCCGCCGACCTCCTTCAGGGCGCCGCGGAAGAAGTCATGGATCCGGTCCTGGCTCGCAAGCGGCAGATCCTGCCCCGAGACGAGATGGTAATAGTCGTAGCTCCGGCGACGCGTCGCCGCCTCGAGCAATTCGAAGGTGGCGTCGCAGATGGAGTAGGAGGCGTAGACGATGGGGACGCGCCTGACGAACTCCACCCGCGAGCGGCGGCAGGCGCCCTCGAGCCTCTCGAAGGGGACGCTTTGGCTGTTGGCGTCGATGTGCAGGTAGAGGTCGTTGCGGGCGTCGTCGTAGAGGGCGAGCGCCTTTTCGAGCAGGTCCCAGCTGCCGTGCGCCTGGATCAGGTACGCGTGCATTTCCCCCCTCGAAACCCGGTCCCGGACAGCCCCCGCACCGCGCCCAGGGCGGCGGCGATGGTGTCGTCCATGTCGTGGTAGCGGTACTCGGCCAGCCTCCCGCCGAAGAGGACTCTTCCTTCAAGCTCGGCCTCCCCGGCGCGGTAGAGCCCGAGGCGGGCCAGGTTGTCCGGGGTCCGCACCGGGTAACACGGTTCGCACCCCGGCGCCCGCTCCGCCGGGTACTCCCGGGTGACGAGGGTGCGGCCGCCCGCCGGTTTCGGATCGAAATGGCGGTGTTCCACGATCCGGGTCCAGGGCACCTCCCGCTCCGTGTAGTTGACGACGGCGTTCCCCTGGAAATCATCGAACGGGAGCTCCTCGGGCTCGAAGCGCAGCGAGCGGTACTCGAGCGGGCCGAATTCGTAATCGAAGAAGGCGTCGAGGGCGCCGGTGTAGATCACGAGCGGGTGGT
This DNA window, taken from Acidobacteriota bacterium, encodes the following:
- a CDS encoding beta-1,6-N-acetylglucosaminyltransferase, yielding MHAYLIQAHGSWDLLEKALALYDDARNDLYLHIDANSQSVPFERLEGACRRSRVEFVRRVPIVYASYSICDATFELLEAATRRRSYDYYHLVSGQDLPLASQDRIHDFFRGALKEVGGRRVPVNFVSLWGGPDRVHQSYWTRFYAYNPWIRHARARHRPLRTLFFLNRCTRRLQYRLRAGRKTEPYPYYFGDSWCSITDALARHVLARRAWCEEKFSRHVFCPDEAFIQTLVMNSDLRGTLHSDVVDEGPSRSRRCLRL